A genomic stretch from Clostridia bacterium includes:
- a CDS encoding DNA internalization-related competence protein ComEC/Rec2: protein MVEINQSIDNKPVGYDMAAFAFSFFCGILAASIILPGMLIILGSFLLSAAVLFLNRRNRTNLKAAFMLVVFLGGMLDYSLSIGLGSKLGVLDGKTAVYECVITGNAAEKGDYLQYPAKCLTVIHEGKHYNFSEKVFLKISKENSFKFGDQITLKGKCSDMKGKRNPGDFDYRLYYKSKGISKLIIADSASLLRKDSIGIFAKLLYLSKEKVRNTINEALPEEEAAILVGIITGDKADIDEDTRDAYMRTGLSHILSVSGLHVGFLMLMLTYAMMPFKLEKKLQGLIIFLIITYYVLLIGAPLPSVRALLMLAVLLAGKAAGRNYDLLASVSFAGMLMLVIKPLAVYDPGFMISFGAMYSIALLYQPFYGMLRCIPSALRSTVALSLSVWLGLAPVLAYYFNYISVISIIINIIAVPLSMVITIAGFVGVFVGIASKALALYIFSVDYYLISLLTYIIKTASELPIAGFHIPSLPIYIYALYYGGICIGLGYTKSAFFRTYISRITIAYLLTVVIALSFYSLPSRNLKLVFFDVGQGDSCCISIPGKKVVLVDGGGSSQKVDYYYDVGGKITLPALLHQGIWRIDTVIVSHLHDDHMEGLLKVMEVYPVKNLILPKVSAGKDSISKNSGALLELCNRKGIRIYRLGKGDYISLGGGVRMDFLLPGDEAKSDENENSLVGRLTYGGFHALLTGDIGKETEAELPAGVIESSVLKVPHHGSGRSSSEEFLETVKPNISVVSVGTNNFGHPSAEALKRLSDSGSLVFRTDESGAVIVTTDGNSVKVKTVR from the coding sequence ATGGTGGAAATTAACCAAAGCATTGATAATAAGCCGGTCGGATATGATATGGCGGCCTTCGCCTTCTCCTTCTTTTGCGGCATATTGGCTGCGAGCATTATATTACCTGGTATGCTGATTATACTGGGTAGTTTTTTATTGTCTGCAGCTGTTTTGTTTCTGAACAGGAGAAACAGGACAAACCTTAAGGCTGCTTTTATGCTTGTGGTTTTTTTGGGAGGAATGCTAGACTATAGTTTGTCTATTGGATTGGGCAGCAAGCTTGGTGTATTGGATGGAAAGACAGCGGTTTATGAATGTGTGATTACTGGAAATGCAGCAGAAAAAGGAGATTACTTGCAGTATCCGGCTAAATGTTTGACAGTTATCCATGAAGGGAAGCATTACAACTTTAGCGAGAAGGTCTTTTTAAAGATAAGCAAAGAAAACTCATTTAAATTCGGGGATCAAATAACCTTGAAGGGCAAATGCTCGGATATGAAAGGAAAGAGGAACCCGGGTGACTTCGACTATAGGCTGTATTATAAAAGCAAGGGTATAAGCAAGTTAATAATTGCAGATAGTGCCTCTCTATTGAGAAAGGACAGCATAGGAATTTTTGCGAAGCTGCTGTACCTGTCCAAGGAGAAGGTCAGGAACACTATTAATGAAGCTTTACCTGAAGAAGAGGCAGCAATACTTGTCGGTATAATAACCGGAGACAAGGCTGATATTGATGAGGACACCAGGGATGCCTATATGAGAACAGGACTTTCACACATTCTCTCAGTCTCAGGTCTCCACGTAGGGTTTCTCATGCTGATGCTTACATACGCAATGATGCCCTTCAAATTGGAGAAGAAGCTTCAAGGACTTATTATTTTTTTAATAATAACTTATTATGTACTGTTGATTGGTGCCCCACTGCCCTCTGTAAGGGCTCTGCTGATGCTTGCGGTGCTTTTGGCTGGCAAGGCTGCAGGGCGTAATTATGATCTTTTGGCGTCGGTGTCCTTTGCCGGCATGCTGATGCTTGTGATAAAGCCTCTGGCGGTGTATGACCCGGGCTTTATGATATCCTTTGGAGCAATGTACTCTATTGCACTTCTATATCAGCCTTTTTACGGCATGCTCCGCTGCATACCATCGGCACTTAGAAGTACTGTGGCACTCTCTCTTTCTGTATGGTTAGGCCTTGCGCCTGTATTAGCATATTATTTCAACTATATTTCTGTTATCAGTATAATAATAAACATTATTGCAGTTCCTTTATCTATGGTAATTACTATCGCTGGATTCGTGGGGGTGTTCGTAGGAATAGCATCCAAGGCTCTGGCACTTTATATATTTTCTGTGGATTACTACCTTATAAGCCTGCTGACATACATAATCAAGACGGCTTCTGAGCTTCCGATAGCAGGCTTTCACATCCCAAGCCTACCTATATATATCTATGCTTTGTATTATGGAGGTATTTGTATAGGGCTTGGTTACACAAAGTCAGCATTTTTCAGGACTTATATAAGTCGGATTACAATAGCATATCTGCTTACAGTTGTTATTGCACTGTCGTTCTATAGCCTGCCGTCAAGAAACCTGAAGCTGGTATTCTTTGATGTAGGACAGGGGGATAGCTGCTGCATCAGCATTCCTGGGAAAAAGGTGGTGCTGGTTGATGGAGGAGGCTCATCACAGAAGGTCGATTACTACTACGATGTGGGAGGCAAGATAACGCTTCCTGCGCTTCTGCATCAGGGAATATGGAGGATAGATACAGTAATAGTCTCCCATTTGCATGATGATCATATGGAGGGTCTCTTGAAGGTAATGGAGGTGTATCCTGTGAAAAACCTCATACTGCCAAAGGTTTCTGCCGGTAAGGATAGTATTTCCAAGAATAGCGGTGCATTATTGGAGCTGTGCAATAGAAAAGGAATAAGAATTTATAGGCTTGGAAAGGGAGATTATATAAGCTTGGGAGGAGGAGTCAGGATGGACTTTTTGCTTCCGGGAGATGAGGCTAAGTCAGACGAAAATGAAAACTCATTGGTAGGCAGGTTGACATATGGGGGTTTTCATGCGCTGCTTACGGGAGATATAGGGAAGGAAACGGAGGCTGAACTCCCTGCTGGGGTTATTGAGTCAAGCGTGCTGAAGGTGCCTCATCATGGCAGCGGACGCTCTTCTTCTGAAGAATTTCTTGAAACAGTCAAGCCTAATATCAGTGTGGTTTCTGTTGGAACGAACAACTTTGGGCACCCTTCAGCAGAGGCACTGAAGAGGCTAAGCGACAGCGGCAGCCTTGTATTCAGGACAGATGAGTCAGGTGCTGTTATAGTTACTACAGACGGAAATAGTGTAAAGGTAAAGACGGTAAGATGA
- a CDS encoding alpha/beta hydrolase yields the protein MNTWIFEEYLSLPLILCSMYRANTKKIPQISRKKIQFGNDEYQYAIVINALKTAEPKKNIIFFIHGGGWAAGSAESFTFVGSFFAKLGFNVILGGYRHTPKYKYPAQLEDICEGLAAGIRTLKEQGVAVDRVIAAGQSAGAQLAGLLVLDEGNLRDYGLDPRIFSAMILISGPMNFAGCDAKQIKLGLHGFLRNEEDYADADPIRRVREDNKQPVLCIHGRRDPIVDIKNSISFYNSIKGGFEEISRLIIAEDKHHIDLLRMFMRNTDETKALVDFLYKIEKNVIK from the coding sequence ATGAATACATGGATATTCGAAGAATATCTAAGTCTTCCGTTAATATTGTGCAGCATGTATAGAGCGAATACAAAGAAAATACCGCAAATATCAAGAAAGAAAATACAATTTGGAAACGATGAGTATCAGTATGCTATAGTTATTAATGCATTGAAAACGGCTGAGCCCAAGAAAAATATCATCTTTTTCATCCATGGAGGCGGATGGGCTGCGGGGAGTGCTGAAAGCTTTACCTTTGTAGGCAGCTTCTTTGCAAAATTAGGCTTTAACGTTATATTGGGCGGTTATAGGCATACTCCCAAATACAAGTACCCTGCACAGCTTGAGGATATTTGTGAAGGTCTCGCAGCAGGTATAAGGACATTAAAAGAACAGGGCGTAGCAGTTGACCGGGTCATAGCGGCTGGTCAGTCTGCCGGTGCTCAACTTGCCGGGCTGCTTGTTCTTGATGAAGGGAATCTCAGAGACTATGGTTTAGATCCAAGGATTTTTTCTGCAATGATACTAATAAGCGGCCCAATGAATTTTGCCGGTTGTGATGCAAAACAGATAAAACTGGGTCTGCATGGATTTCTAAGAAATGAAGAGGATTATGCTGACGCCGATCCTATAAGACGGGTGAGAGAGGATAATAAGCAGCCTGTTCTTTGCATTCACGGTAGAAGGGATCCAATAGTGGATATAAAGAACTCTATTAGTTTTTACAATAGCATTAAGGGCGGCTTTGAGGAAATTTCAAGACTGATAATTGCAGAAGATAAACATCATATTGACCTGTTAAGGATGTTTATGAGAAATACTGATGAGACAAAAGCATTAGTGGATTTCCTGTATAAAATTGAGAAAAATGTAATTAAATAG
- a CDS encoding DHHA1 domain-containing protein, whose amino-acid sequence MKTERLFNDNPYLEEFNAKVVEVIPFNDKYGVVLDKTAFYPEGGGQPSDTGHLNDVNVLQVIDKDGQLLHIVDKPLESETVKGLINWPRRFDHMQQHTGQHILSECFEKLLNGSTDSFHLGKDIVSIEINIENFNDSDMPQIENMANAIIYSNLPVTAKIVTDEELQSIPLRKKPKVSENIRIVEVKEFDYSPCGGTHVGATGEVGMIKIINWEKCKGGFRFTFVCGYRALKDYSLQNSITRALGEKLSVRDFDIVEAVGKLQADYRIAVKQLSAATQELIKYEAEQLLAESNQVGGLKLISKILEGRSMNDAKLLAQYLTQSPGTIVLLACRNETAQVLFTRSEDASIDMNNLLKKVFPIIDGKGGGNARTAQGGGDKVDKLDDFLSAAANMLNI is encoded by the coding sequence ATGAAAACTGAGCGATTGTTTAATGATAATCCTTACCTAGAAGAGTTCAATGCTAAAGTTGTTGAAGTAATACCCTTTAATGATAAATATGGAGTTGTGCTGGACAAGACTGCCTTTTACCCCGAGGGAGGAGGGCAGCCTTCTGATACCGGACATTTAAATGATGTAAATGTACTACAGGTCATTGATAAGGATGGACAGCTGCTTCATATAGTTGATAAGCCGCTGGAATCGGAAACGGTTAAGGGCTTGATCAATTGGCCCAGGCGCTTTGACCACATGCAGCAGCATACCGGACAGCATATATTGTCTGAGTGCTTTGAAAAATTGCTGAACGGCAGTACCGACAGCTTCCACTTGGGCAAGGATATTGTAAGTATAGAAATCAACATAGAGAATTTCAACGACAGTGATATGCCACAAATTGAGAATATGGCAAATGCTATAATTTACAGCAACCTTCCTGTAACAGCAAAAATAGTGACTGACGAGGAACTGCAGAGCATACCCTTGAGAAAGAAACCAAAGGTTTCTGAGAATATCAGGATAGTTGAAGTGAAGGAATTCGACTACTCTCCATGCGGCGGGACCCATGTGGGTGCGACCGGAGAGGTCGGTATGATAAAGATTATAAATTGGGAAAAATGTAAAGGCGGCTTCAGATTCACTTTTGTATGCGGTTATAGAGCATTGAAAGACTACAGCCTGCAGAATTCCATCACAAGAGCTCTCGGAGAAAAACTATCAGTGCGGGATTTTGACATTGTAGAAGCTGTCGGCAAGCTGCAGGCAGATTACAGAATTGCAGTAAAGCAGCTATCGGCTGCAACACAGGAGCTTATAAAATACGAAGCCGAACAGCTATTGGCAGAAAGCAATCAGGTGGGCGGCTTAAAATTAATCAGTAAGATTCTAGAAGGCAGGAGCATGAATGATGCTAAGCTGCTTGCGCAGTATTTGACACAATCACCTGGCACTATAGTGTTATTGGCATGCAGGAACGAAACCGCTCAAGTCTTGTTCACCCGCTCCGAGGACGCAAGCATAGACATGAATAACCTTTTAAAAAAGGTATTCCCCATTATTGACGGAAAAGGCGGCGGGAACGCCAGGACAGCCCAAGGGGGCGGTGACAAAGTGGATAAGCTTGATGATTTTCTTAGTGCGGCTGCAAATATGCTTAATATATAG
- a CDS encoding TVP38/TMEM64 family protein, with translation MNKKRVYLGGFAFSLLLVLLAVSVFTFRYMKGFSLQQLKAAIESLGGMASVVFIVMCTARGLVFIPCGVLSALGGLLFGPLMGTAFTLIGLTAGAAITFYLARSLGKSWAERTLGHKYDRYEGYISKDSFYSIFLMRVVPILPFDVVSIIAGMSRARADKYILATLVGSLPGIFVYVFFGDSVRSLSVRRVAFSAAFIAVFALMPFFYKYLMKLIKKIA, from the coding sequence ATGAATAAGAAGAGGGTTTATTTAGGAGGCTTTGCCTTTTCGCTGCTGTTGGTGCTTTTAGCAGTATCAGTATTTACATTTAGATACATGAAGGGTTTTTCATTGCAGCAGTTGAAGGCAGCAATAGAAAGTTTGGGAGGCATGGCCTCTGTGGTTTTTATAGTGATGTGCACAGCGCGGGGGTTGGTTTTTATACCCTGTGGAGTGCTGTCCGCCCTGGGTGGCCTGCTTTTTGGGCCGCTGATGGGCACTGCTTTTACACTTATTGGACTAACTGCTGGCGCTGCCATCACTTTCTATCTGGCCAGAAGCCTCGGAAAAAGCTGGGCAGAGCGGACCTTGGGGCACAAATATGACAGGTATGAGGGTTATATATCAAAGGATTCCTTTTACAGCATATTTCTAATGAGGGTCGTGCCTATCCTGCCCTTTGATGTTGTGTCCATCATAGCAGGAATGTCGAGGGCCAGAGCGGACAAATACATATTGGCCACCTTGGTTGGCTCTTTACCGGGTATATTTGTTTACGTTTTTTTTGGCGATTCTGTCAGGAGCCTGTCCGTAAGAAGAGTTGCTTTCTCTGCTGCCTTTATTGCGGTTTTTGCGCTTATGCCCTTTTTCTATAAATATTTAATGAAATTAATAAAAAAAATTGCTTAA
- a CDS encoding AEC family transporter — protein MDFNTAISQILILFIIMFIGVAAKRKRIIDIGVQDSISVLLMKIALPALIVSSTNFERTSEVLPNMISILVITIVSYLLVIIFCIITAKWLHFDKKTANVFISLIVFGNVGFMGYPVARAFFAEIGVFYATVVNLVFTTFLWTYGILLFDRQEKIDLKKLFNLGSISSFIALLMFAFQLKLPYPLQTAMDLTGKMTAPLSMLLIGALIAEIDISKLVSNKKVYLVSSIKLVIIPLATAYSLKFMGFNAMVISICTIMASMPSGATNAIFASQFDSEPLFASVGVFITTLLSILTLPLTVYVLTNFIL, from the coding sequence ATGGATTTTAATACCGCTATAAGTCAGATACTAATATTATTCATTATCATGTTCATAGGAGTTGCAGCAAAAAGGAAAAGGATTATTGATATTGGCGTTCAGGATTCTATTTCAGTATTACTGATGAAAATTGCGCTCCCTGCCCTTATAGTCTCATCAACCAATTTTGAGAGAACCAGCGAAGTGCTCCCGAACATGATCAGCATATTGGTAATTACAATAGTATCCTATTTGTTGGTTATAATTTTTTGTATTATCACAGCCAAGTGGCTGCACTTTGATAAAAAGACTGCTAATGTGTTCATTTCCCTTATCGTATTTGGAAATGTCGGCTTTATGGGTTATCCCGTAGCCAGGGCTTTTTTTGCAGAGATAGGTGTCTTTTATGCAACTGTTGTAAACCTTGTATTTACAACCTTTCTCTGGACTTATGGCATATTGCTTTTCGACAGGCAGGAAAAGATAGACTTGAAAAAGCTCTTTAACTTAGGCTCAATTTCATCTTTCATTGCACTTTTAATGTTCGCGTTCCAGCTTAAGCTTCCTTATCCCCTTCAAACCGCAATGGACTTGACCGGAAAAATGACTGCTCCCCTTTCAATGCTTCTTATAGGAGCATTGATTGCTGAAATAGATATTTCAAAGCTTGTCTCAAACAAAAAAGTTTATCTGGTATCCTCCATCAAGCTTGTCATTATCCCTTTGGCAACAGCCTATTCTTTAAAATTCATGGGTTTTAATGCCATGGTAATATCAATCTGCACTATAATGGCTTCAATGCCTTCAGGCGCAACAAATGCAATTTTTGCAAGCCAATTTGATTCAGAACCATTGTTTGCTTCAGTTGGAGTATTTATTACCACGCTGCTAAGCATTCTTACATTACCACTCACTGTATATGTGCTTACTAATTTTATATTGTAG
- the holA gene encoding DNA polymerase III subunit delta: MSYRQLMSDIKNNSIKSVYLIYGSETYLIDKGLEALRNAVVTSFPELNYTQLEGEKLDASEFLAACETFPFGSDRRLVVVRDLGVLKSKGDGEEATAPGKDAQPFIDVVGNISDTTCLALISYGGIDKRKKLVNELKKHGAVYEFDRIDRDELAQWIRKGLGKSGKSIGSRELDHFINSIGYLDKNGSKTMYDVENEIKKLVGFVGNSTDILMTHIEAVVPRNIENDIFKLINACSEKDVDRSLRLYGDMLLEGENSFGILGLLSRQIKNMLEVSELYSKRFDAVSISAKLKLHEYTVKLCIKYSSSIKRQVLQSAFRKCLDTELSIKSGRMGERLAMEMLLVGLFE; encoded by the coding sequence ATGAGCTATAGGCAGCTAATGAGTGATATTAAGAACAACAGCATCAAATCAGTTTACCTTATATACGGCAGCGAGACTTATCTTATAGACAAAGGCTTGGAAGCACTGAGAAATGCAGTGGTTACTTCTTTCCCCGAGCTTAACTATACACAGCTGGAAGGAGAAAAACTGGATGCCTCTGAGTTTTTGGCAGCTTGTGAGACCTTTCCCTTCGGTTCTGATAGAAGGCTGGTGGTGGTCAGGGATTTGGGAGTATTGAAAAGCAAGGGTGATGGGGAGGAAGCAACAGCTCCTGGAAAGGACGCGCAGCCTTTTATAGATGTGGTAGGAAATATTAGTGATACCACATGCCTTGCTCTTATTTCCTATGGAGGTATTGATAAAAGAAAAAAGCTGGTCAATGAGCTGAAAAAGCATGGAGCGGTATATGAATTTGATAGGATAGACAGGGATGAACTTGCCCAGTGGATAAGGAAAGGCCTTGGCAAGAGTGGTAAAAGCATTGGTTCCAGGGAGCTGGACCATTTTATAAATAGTATAGGCTATTTAGATAAAAACGGAAGCAAGACTATGTACGATGTTGAGAATGAAATAAAAAAGCTGGTAGGCTTTGTTGGCAATTCAACTGACATTCTGATGACACATATTGAGGCTGTTGTTCCACGAAATATTGAGAATGATATATTCAAGCTTATAAATGCCTGTTCTGAAAAGGATGTTGACCGCAGCCTCAGGCTGTATGGTGATATGCTCTTAGAGGGGGAGAACAGCTTTGGGATACTGGGTCTGCTTTCCAGACAAATAAAGAATATGCTTGAGGTATCTGAGCTATACAGCAAAAGGTTTGATGCGGTCAGCATATCTGCAAAGCTCAAGCTGCATGAGTATACAGTAAAGCTTTGTATAAAGTACAGTTCATCAATAAAAAGACAGGTTCTTCAGTCTGCGTTTAGAAAATGCCTGGATACAGAGCTCAGCATTAAGTCAGGCAGGATGGGGGAGCGGCTGGCTATGGAAATGCTGCTTGTAGGGCTATTTGAATAA
- a CDS encoding alpha/beta-type small acid-soluble spore protein, producing MVAKNTEITYKTITGKRTGRRSTRILIPEAEGAMDNLKKSIASEFGIDFTEDYKGNLSAKQCGKVGGEMVRRIIEQMKHEITHSPDRFRQ from the coding sequence ATGGTGGCAAAAAACACAGAGATAACATATAAGACTATTACCGGAAAAAGAACTGGCAGGCGAAGCACAAGGATTCTCATACCTGAAGCCGAGGGTGCAATGGATAACCTGAAAAAGTCCATCGCCTCTGAGTTTGGAATAGATTTTACCGAGGATTATAAGGGCAACTTGTCAGCAAAGCAGTGCGGCAAGGTAGGCGGCGAGATGGTAAGAAGAATCATCGAGCAGATGAAGCATGAAATTACCCATTCTCCTGATAGGTTTCGTCAATGA
- a CDS encoding MBL fold metallo-hydrolase: protein MKLTVLGNYGPYPKAGGACSGFLIDSGSTKVVLDFGNGVLSRLQQYIDIEEISAIILSHLHSDHMSDVMILRYAADIKLMRGEMEKPIKIYAPAEPIEEFNRLKYKQALEVIAIDPAEKLEIGDLQISFREMVHGYKNYAICIEKDSKKFVYSGDTSKNDGLVEFAKNADLFICEAGLLERDEKFIRVMHLTAREAAQIAEDAGVKRLLLTHFLPDVQIGKYVQEATQVYNGILEIAGDNKSYFI from the coding sequence TTGAAACTGACTGTATTAGGCAATTACGGACCTTATCCAAAAGCTGGAGGCGCTTGTTCGGGTTTTCTGATAGACAGCGGCAGTACAAAGGTGGTATTGGATTTTGGGAACGGGGTTCTAAGCAGGCTGCAGCAGTACATAGATATTGAAGAAATATCGGCTATTATACTTTCGCATCTTCACAGTGATCATATGAGTGATGTAATGATACTTCGCTACGCTGCAGATATTAAGCTAATGAGGGGTGAAATGGAAAAACCGATAAAAATCTATGCCCCAGCAGAGCCCATTGAGGAATTCAACAGGCTAAAATATAAGCAAGCCTTGGAGGTTATTGCGATTGACCCTGCAGAAAAGCTGGAGATTGGTGATCTTCAGATAAGCTTCAGAGAAATGGTTCATGGCTACAAGAACTATGCTATATGCATAGAAAAGGACTCGAAAAAGTTCGTATATTCAGGGGATACCAGCAAAAATGATGGACTTGTTGAATTTGCTAAAAACGCTGACTTGTTCATTTGCGAAGCAGGCCTGCTGGAAAGGGACGAAAAGTTCATAAGAGTTATGCATCTTACGGCAAGAGAGGCGGCACAGATTGCAGAAGATGCAGGGGTAAAGAGGCTGCTGCTTACGCATTTTCTGCCGGACGTGCAGATTGGAAAATATGTTCAGGAAGCGACTCAGGTATATAACGGGATTCTGGAAATAGCAGGAGATAATAAGAGTTATTTTATTTAG
- a CDS encoding putative hydro-lyase yields the protein MSNYHDLSPKEVRQLIREGKITIPTSGMCGGYAQANLVILPRKNAEDFKWFAKNNPKPCPVLEITEPGSYMTKRTADNANIITDIPKYFIYKNGVKIDECTNAEKYWREDMVCFLIGCSFSFEEALIRAGIEVRHITMGCNVPMFKTNIPCKPAGIFNGPFVVSMRPIKADHVEKVFEITEKFPNVHGAPIHAGNPEEIGIKDINKPDYGDAVTINEGEVPVFWACGVTPQAAVENAKPEIVITHAPGHMFITDILNEEIEEKLF from the coding sequence TTGAGCAATTACCATGATTTATCGCCAAAGGAAGTAAGACAGCTGATAAGGGAAGGGAAAATCACTATACCCACATCAGGGATGTGTGGGGGTTATGCCCAGGCAAATCTTGTGATACTTCCCAGGAAAAACGCAGAGGATTTCAAGTGGTTCGCAAAAAACAATCCCAAACCCTGTCCGGTACTTGAGATCACAGAGCCGGGAAGCTACATGACAAAAAGGACTGCGGACAATGCAAATATCATTACTGATATACCGAAATACTTCATTTATAAAAACGGCGTAAAGATTGATGAATGCACCAATGCTGAAAAGTATTGGAGGGAAGATATGGTCTGCTTCCTGATCGGCTGCAGCTTTTCATTTGAAGAAGCGCTGATAAGGGCCGGAATAGAAGTAAGGCATATAACCATGGGCTGCAATGTGCCGATGTTCAAGACAAACATCCCTTGCAAGCCTGCAGGAATATTCAACGGGCCATTTGTAGTAAGCATGAGGCCAATAAAAGCCGACCATGTAGAAAAAGTATTTGAAATAACAGAAAAATTCCCCAATGTGCATGGAGCGCCGATTCATGCAGGAAACCCTGAAGAAATCGGTATAAAGGATATCAACAAACCTGATTACGGTGACGCTGTAACAATAAACGAAGGTGAAGTACCTGTGTTCTGGGCTTGCGGAGTTACACCACAAGCTGCTGTGGAAAATGCAAAGCCGGAAATCGTAATCACGCACGCACCGGGACATATGTTCATTACAGACATTTTAAATGAAGAGATAGAAGAAAAGCTGTTTTAA
- a CDS encoding tyrosine-type recombinase/integrase gives MSCYDDGHPFNPSTFSGLFGDILKRNKLPQIRFHDLRHTNATLMLKNNIPAKVASERLGHSTIGITLDLYSHVLKEMQEEAANKIANAIFKHEKGTI, from the coding sequence GTGAGTTGCTATGATGATGGGCATCCATTTAACCCTAGTACATTCAGTGGATTATTCGGGGATATATTAAAAAGGAATAAACTGCCTCAGATAAGATTCCATGACCTGAGACATACAAATGCAACCTTAATGCTTAAGAATAATATCCCTGCAAAAGTAGCTTCTGAAAGATTGGGACACTCAACTATAGGAATTACCCTTGACCTATATAGCCATGTATTAAAGGAAATGCAGGAGGAAGCTGCAAACAAAATTGCTAATGCTATATTCAAACATGAAAAAGGCACTATTTGA
- a CDS encoding phage holin family protein, translating to MGNNTSNNGQERRTTGTGVLGFVIRFAVAAIVLMVTAYFVPGFRIRGGFTTALIGALVIAAADFLIEKLFRFDTSPIGRGISGFLVSAAVIYFAQYLVPGMEVSLLGAVIGALVIGLIDTILPTRFM from the coding sequence ATGGGAAATAATACATCCAACAATGGTCAAGAAAGAAGAACGACAGGTACTGGAGTGTTAGGTTTTGTTATCAGATTTGCAGTTGCTGCAATAGTACTTATGGTTACTGCTTATTTTGTTCCGGGATTCAGAATACGTGGAGGCTTTACAACAGCGCTTATTGGTGCTCTTGTGATAGCAGCAGCTGATTTCCTCATCGAAAAACTGTTTAGATTTGATACATCTCCTATAGGCAGGGGTATCTCAGGCTTCCTTGTATCGGCTGCGGTTATATATTTCGCACAATATTTAGTGCCTGGTATGGAGGTAAGCCTGTTGGGAGCTGTAATAGGAGCGCTGGTAATTGGTCTTATTGACACTATATTGCCAACAAGATTTATGTAG
- the rpsT gene encoding 30S ribosomal protein S20 yields MANIKSAIKRIKVTEFKTRRNKMIVSSLKTSIKRFEASVKTGNMNDAQEEYQKVVSQIDKAVAKGTLHKNTASRKKSRLSKKLKATA; encoded by the coding sequence TTGGCAAATATCAAGTCAGCTATAAAAAGAATTAAAGTTACTGAATTCAAGACAAGAAGAAATAAAATGATTGTTTCCTCCTTGAAAACTTCAATAAAAAGGTTTGAAGCTTCCGTAAAGACCGGCAATATGAATGACGCTCAGGAAGAATACCAGAAGGTTGTTAGTCAAATAGACAAAGCAGTCGCTAAGGGTACTCTCCATAAGAATACAGCCTCAAGGAAGAAATCCAGATTGTCCAAGAAGTTGAAAGCTACAGCTTAA